The proteins below are encoded in one region of Desulfovibrio sp. JC022:
- a CDS encoding tetratricopeptide repeat protein, whose translation MSGELTNARKKLASVPSLLKQQKAMAAVQSAYDAVLAMLKGSLMKAEREEFQELLDSTVHILNSDKKLREDYPLIINYAPGEEKALLETLREILQELQKNVSAGAQQLLEAMEKRKREQLEKGQALIEENNVSEAQKLFNALIKEFKDDTELRAEIADKFIKSGLYNEALEYLEDALKNDPNAIFLYNRIGIVLRKMKDFEAAEKYYLRALKINNKDEYLYFNTGRLYYDWKKWDRMAKAAQKALAINPNFAEAEKMLKFAQKKMG comes from the coding sequence ATGTCCGGTGAACTTACCAATGCCAGAAAAAAACTGGCCAGCGTCCCTTCCCTGCTCAAGCAGCAGAAAGCCATGGCAGCAGTTCAGTCTGCCTATGACGCTGTGCTTGCCATGCTTAAGGGCTCTTTGATGAAAGCTGAGCGAGAGGAATTTCAGGAGCTGCTAGACAGCACTGTCCATATTCTCAACAGCGATAAAAAGCTCCGGGAAGACTATCCGCTCATCATCAATTATGCTCCCGGCGAAGAAAAAGCCCTGCTTGAAACCTTGCGGGAAATTTTGCAGGAATTGCAGAAGAACGTAAGTGCCGGGGCTCAACAGCTTCTTGAAGCAATGGAAAAGCGCAAAAGAGAGCAGCTGGAAAAAGGTCAGGCACTCATTGAAGAGAATAATGTTTCTGAAGCGCAGAAACTTTTTAATGCTCTGATCAAAGAATTTAAGGATGACACTGAACTTCGTGCTGAAATTGCCGACAAGTTCATTAAATCCGGACTTTACAATGAAGCTCTTGAGTATCTGGAAGATGCGCTGAAAAACGACCCTAATGCGATATTTCTATATAACCGTATCGGGATCGTACTGCGCAAGATGAAGGACTTTGAGGCTGCTGAAAAGTACTACCTCAGGGCTCTTAAAATAAACAACAAAGACGAGTATCTTTATTTCAATACCGGTCGTCTTTACTACGACTGGAAAAAATGGGACCGCATGGCCAAAGCCGCCCAAAAAGCCCTTGCCATCAACCCCAACTTTGCTGAAGCTGAAAAGATGCTTAAATTCGCCCAGAAAAAGATGGGATAA
- the carA gene encoding glutamine-hydrolyzing carbamoyl-phosphate synthase small subunit: MKAILALEDGTWFEGTSFTGPGESGGEAIFNTGMTGYQEVLTDPSYTGQMVCMTYPLIGNYGITEKDIESAKIHVAAFIVKECCKHPSNWQSIMSLPEYLKEAGVMGIEGIDTRALTRHLRINGAMRGIISTKELDPAKLAAKAKQLPTMEGQNLADTVTSESCYAWQDNKPVPVDVSSGYKWSGKGPRLVLIDYGVKWNILRLLDEQGFEVLSVPSHYSEEQVRALEPDAIFLSNGPGDPAVLDQAVQNAKSYCEDLPVAGICLGHQILGQALGGKAFKLKFGHHGCNHPVMDMESKKIEISSQNHGFCVDISDCSDLKITHKNLNDETLEGFAHKTKPVIAIQFHPEAAPGPHDSCYFFARFRDLVKEATGK; the protein is encoded by the coding sequence ATGAAAGCCATACTGGCACTTGAAGACGGCACCTGGTTCGAAGGAACTTCCTTTACCGGCCCCGGTGAATCCGGCGGCGAAGCTATCTTCAATACCGGCATGACCGGATATCAGGAAGTCCTAACCGACCCCTCCTACACCGGACAGATGGTCTGCATGACCTACCCGCTTATCGGCAACTACGGCATCACCGAAAAAGATATCGAATCAGCAAAAATCCACGTTGCCGCATTTATCGTCAAGGAATGCTGTAAGCATCCTTCCAACTGGCAGTCGATTATGTCTCTGCCCGAATACCTGAAAGAAGCCGGAGTCATGGGCATCGAAGGTATCGATACCCGCGCCCTGACCCGCCATCTGCGCATCAACGGAGCCATGCGCGGCATTATTTCAACCAAGGAACTCGATCCGGCAAAACTGGCGGCAAAAGCTAAACAGCTACCCACCATGGAAGGCCAGAACCTTGCTGACACCGTAACTTCCGAAAGCTGCTATGCATGGCAGGACAACAAGCCTGTTCCGGTTGACGTTTCCTCCGGTTACAAATGGAGCGGCAAAGGCCCCCGCCTAGTGCTTATTGATTACGGTGTGAAATGGAACATCCTGCGCCTGCTTGATGAACAGGGCTTCGAAGTCCTTTCCGTTCCTTCCCACTACAGCGAAGAACAGGTCAGAGCCCTCGAGCCTGACGCGATTTTCCTTTCCAACGGCCCCGGTGATCCGGCGGTTCTTGATCAGGCAGTACAAAACGCAAAATCCTATTGCGAAGATCTGCCCGTGGCCGGAATCTGCCTCGGACACCAGATTCTGGGACAGGCTCTCGGCGGTAAAGCATTTAAGCTGAAGTTCGGCCATCACGGCTGCAACCACCCTGTTATGGACATGGAAAGCAAAAAAATTGAGATTTCTTCGCAAAACCATGGGTTTTGCGTTGACATTTCCGACTGTTCCGATCTTAAGATTACTCACAAGAACCTGAATGACGAAACTCTGGAAGGATTTGCTCACAAAACCAAACCGGTCATCGCCATCCAGTTTCACCCTGAAGCAGCTCCCGGTCCGCATGACAGCTGCTACTTCTTCGCCAGATTCCGTGATCTGGTAAAAGAAGCTACCGGAAAATAA
- the kdsB gene encoding 3-deoxy-manno-octulosonate cytidylyltransferase: MSITYGCYGIIPARYDSSRFPGKPLADICGKPMFWHVWNRASKCPEMDKVVLATDSEIILEAAKKHGVPAIMTRSDHSTGTERVLEAARKMELPADSVVVNIQGDEPCLAPEMISELVSPFSKDGVRVTTLASPISADEAQSPDRVKVALAKDGRALYFSRSPIPFSHQGDGDYLLHIGLYGFRMETLETFAGTDVSPLEKRERLEQLRLLENGIPIHVTITEHSCHGVDRPEDLDTAIKILEREKI; encoded by the coding sequence ATGAGTATAACTTACGGTTGTTATGGTATTATTCCGGCTCGGTATGATTCGAGCCGCTTTCCCGGCAAACCGCTGGCAGACATCTGCGGCAAGCCTATGTTCTGGCATGTCTGGAACCGGGCATCAAAATGCCCGGAGATGGACAAGGTTGTGCTGGCTACAGACAGTGAAATAATTCTGGAAGCAGCAAAAAAACACGGCGTCCCGGCAATAATGACCCGTTCAGACCACAGCACAGGCACTGAGCGAGTACTGGAAGCGGCCCGCAAAATGGAACTGCCTGCCGATTCCGTGGTGGTCAATATTCAGGGCGACGAACCCTGTCTGGCCCCGGAAATGATTTCGGAACTGGTTTCACCCTTTTCCAAAGACGGGGTCAGAGTCACAACACTGGCCTCTCCCATCAGTGCGGATGAAGCCCAAAGTCCGGACCGGGTGAAAGTAGCACTTGCAAAAGATGGCCGGGCGTTATACTTTTCCCGCTCACCCATTCCATTTTCCCATCAGGGTGACGGGGATTACCTTCTACATATCGGCCTTTACGGTTTCCGCATGGAAACCCTTGAAACCTTTGCCGGCACGGACGTTTCGCCTCTTGAAAAAAGAGAGCGGCTGGAACAGCTCCGACTGCTGGAAAACGGAATACCCATCCATGTCACCATCACCGAACACTCCTGCCACGGAGTGGACCGTCCAGAAGACTTGGATACAGCCATTAAGATTCTTGAGAGGGAGAAAATATGA
- a CDS encoding 3-deoxy-D-manno-octulosonic acid transferase encodes MSVSLKLKAASFLYGLGWKAAIPFLKKNDRLREGFDRRTLKHSLPPRADVWIQAASAGESKIASRIMENISMSSPTKFLLTTNTEQGLSELERTAYRLSPNPRNVSASATYFPFDSPEIARKALEAVCPKLVVLIETEIWPGFLSACKELGVKVIIINGRMTTKSLAGYMALPEFFRSVAPEEILAISEDDATRFKTLFEIEKVSTMPNVKFDSTGTAAAVPYTANPLSSVFRPKTPFIILGSVRKEEESQVLKLVQGLKKERPKTVIGLFPRHMHRIEAWKKMLEDAGLPWVLRSEIESTAPFGHVVLWDVFGEMQSAFSLARAAFIGGSLAPVGGQNFLEPLSYGVTPVIGPYWSNFTWVGEEIFEKKLARQEQDWEGVLKGLLDISKKAFKPEKVKKDFEKYLADMRGGTEAVCEAIKRNI; translated from the coding sequence ATGTCAGTATCGCTCAAACTCAAAGCTGCATCATTTCTCTACGGCCTCGGCTGGAAAGCCGCCATCCCTTTTCTCAAGAAGAATGACAGGTTAAGGGAAGGATTCGACCGCAGAACCCTCAAACACAGCCTGCCACCGCGTGCGGATGTCTGGATTCAGGCCGCCTCAGCCGGAGAATCTAAAATAGCTTCCCGGATCATGGAAAACATTTCCATGAGCAGCCCCACAAAATTCCTGCTGACCACCAATACCGAGCAGGGACTTTCCGAACTTGAAAGAACAGCCTACAGATTGAGTCCCAACCCGCGCAATGTTTCCGCATCTGCAACGTATTTCCCGTTTGACAGCCCTGAAATAGCCCGAAAGGCCCTTGAAGCTGTCTGCCCGAAGCTGGTGGTGCTCATTGAGACTGAAATCTGGCCCGGTTTCCTTTCCGCCTGCAAAGAGCTCGGCGTAAAAGTGATCATTATCAACGGTCGCATGACCACTAAGAGCCTCGCCGGATACATGGCCCTGCCTGAATTTTTCCGTTCCGTGGCCCCAGAAGAGATCCTCGCCATCTCCGAAGATGATGCCACCCGTTTCAAGACCCTTTTTGAAATTGAAAAAGTCTCGACCATGCCCAATGTCAAATTTGACAGCACCGGGACAGCCGCAGCAGTACCCTACACTGCCAACCCGCTCTCTTCTGTCTTTCGTCCCAAGACCCCGTTCATTATCCTCGGCTCAGTACGCAAAGAAGAGGAGTCGCAGGTACTCAAGCTGGTTCAGGGCTTGAAAAAAGAACGTCCCAAAACCGTAATCGGCCTTTTTCCGCGCCACATGCATCGCATTGAAGCATGGAAAAAAATGCTCGAAGATGCAGGCCTGCCTTGGGTTTTACGCTCTGAAATTGAATCCACCGCTCCCTTCGGACATGTGGTACTATGGGATGTATTCGGTGAAATGCAGTCCGCATTCTCACTCGCCCGCGCGGCCTTTATCGGAGGTTCGCTGGCCCCGGTGGGAGGACAGAATTTCCTTGAGCCGCTTTCGTACGGAGTCACCCCGGTGATCGGCCCCTACTGGTCCAACTTCACATGGGTTGGCGAAGAAATTTTTGAAAAGAAACTGGCCCGTCAGGAACAGGACTGGGAAGGTGTGCTTAAAGGTCTTCTCGATATCAGCAAGAAAGCCTTCAAGCCCGAAAAAGTAAAAAAAGATTTTGAAAAATATCTCGCAGACATGCGCGGCGGAACCGAGGCCGTGTGCGAAGCTATTAAAAGGAATATTTAG
- a CDS encoding D-alanine--D-alanine ligase, with product MHVLLIAGGWSEEREVSLSGAKGIEQALLELGHDVEFLDPAKDFKNILTLAEHADFAFINLHGSPGEDGLIQAMLNQVNCPYQGAEPESSFLTLNKAATKTVFDQNSIITPRWELVCAADGCKGLEELEPPVFIKPNSGGSSLGMTFARTREELEKGIETVFSLGDSALVEEYTKGIEVTCAILDGEPLPLILINPPDNAEFFDYHSKYALDGAEEICPAPIDPVLSEQIQQITVKAHQLLGLSDYSRADFIISEGVPYLLEVNTLPGMTPTSLVPQAAKEAGYSFNELIAKLIELGQRKRK from the coding sequence ATGCATGTTCTCTTGATTGCGGGCGGCTGGTCTGAGGAAAGGGAAGTATCCCTTAGCGGTGCAAAAGGCATTGAGCAAGCTCTTCTTGAACTTGGGCACGATGTTGAATTCCTTGACCCGGCAAAAGATTTTAAAAATATCCTCACGCTTGCTGAACATGCGGATTTTGCCTTTATCAACCTCCACGGTTCTCCGGGGGAAGACGGCCTTATTCAGGCTATGCTAAACCAAGTCAACTGCCCTTATCAGGGAGCAGAACCTGAAAGCTCTTTCCTGACTCTGAACAAAGCCGCAACCAAAACAGTCTTTGACCAGAACTCCATCATTACCCCGCGCTGGGAATTGGTCTGCGCAGCTGACGGCTGCAAAGGACTCGAAGAATTGGAGCCTCCGGTCTTTATCAAGCCCAATTCAGGCGGTTCCAGCCTTGGGATGACCTTTGCCCGGACCAGAGAAGAGCTGGAAAAAGGCATTGAGACTGTTTTCAGTCTGGGAGACAGTGCCCTCGTGGAAGAATACACCAAGGGAATCGAGGTGACCTGCGCAATACTGGATGGAGAACCGCTGCCGCTGATTCTGATCAATCCCCCGGATAACGCTGAATTCTTTGATTACCACAGCAAATACGCCCTTGACGGGGCGGAAGAAATATGCCCCGCGCCCATCGACCCGGTTCTGTCTGAACAGATTCAGCAGATCACTGTCAAAGCCCACCAATTGTTGGGCCTTAGCGATTACAGCAGGGCTGATTTTATAATTTCTGAAGGAGTCCCCTACCTGCTGGAAGTGAATACACTCCCCGGCATGACTCCTACTAGTCTGGTCCCGCAGGCTGCGAAGGAAGCGGGCTATTCATTCAATGAGTTAATTGCGAAACTCATTGAACTGGGACAGCGCAAGCGGAAGTAA
- a CDS encoding phosphohydrolase, protein MNKINLIKSPDKPTLKYPPMESALIPPPPVEIDPSWAIPSARQCIAWWDDYRMLDNIKSHSMLVAEVAIQVSTLAVESGINVDIPTIQASALLHDIAKSYCIYHGGNHSQLGAAWVMRLTGNPAISMGVLHHVFWPFEPEADKYFLPLVVSYADKRVMHDTLTSLEKRFNDLKVRYGKTDKIKQRIHKTFEQALHLEERLGKLIGVDLNACSLDCGRLV, encoded by the coding sequence ATGAATAAAATCAACTTGATAAAATCCCCGGACAAACCGACTCTCAAATATCCGCCAATGGAGTCTGCCCTGATTCCGCCCCCGCCGGTGGAAATAGATCCTTCCTGGGCAATCCCTTCCGCCCGGCAATGCATCGCATGGTGGGATGACTACCGCATGCTCGACAACATCAAATCCCACAGCATGCTTGTGGCCGAAGTGGCTATTCAAGTCTCTACTCTGGCTGTAGAGTCGGGAATCAATGTTGACATACCGACAATTCAGGCTTCCGCCCTGCTACACGATATAGCCAAAAGCTACTGCATTTATCACGGGGGCAACCACAGCCAGCTCGGAGCAGCATGGGTTATGCGACTGACCGGAAATCCGGCAATCTCCATGGGCGTACTTCACCACGTCTTCTGGCCTTTTGAGCCGGAAGCCGACAAATATTTCCTTCCGCTTGTCGTCAGTTACGCTGATAAACGTGTAATGCACGACACACTGACTTCACTTGAAAAAAGATTCAATGATTTGAAGGTCCGCTACGGCAAGACCGACAAAATCAAACAAAGAATTCACAAAACTTTCGAGCAGGCCCTTCATCTTGAGGAACGGCTCGGCAAACTTATCGGAGTAGATCTGAATGCATGTTCTCTTGATTGCGGGCGGCTGGTCTGA
- a CDS encoding TusE/DsrC/DsvC family sulfur relay protein: MAIVEFMGKSFDVDEDGFLLKFEDWCPEWVDFCKEGEGIKELNEEHQKVIDFLQDYYKKNGIAPMVRILSKVTGFKLKHIYELFPSGPGKGACKMAGLPKPTGCV, from the coding sequence ATGGCAATCGTTGAATTCATGGGAAAAAGCTTTGACGTAGACGAAGACGGCTTCCTGCTCAAGTTTGAAGACTGGTGCCCCGAGTGGGTTGACTTCTGTAAAGAAGGCGAAGGCATCAAAGAACTGAACGAAGAGCACCAGAAAGTTATCGACTTCTTGCAGGACTACTACAAGAAGAACGGTATCGCACCTATGGTCCGTATCCTTTCCAAGGTTACCGGATTCAAACTCAAGCACATTTATGAGCTGTTCCCCTCCGGTCCCGGTAAGGGAGCTTGTAAAATGGCTGGTCTGCCCAAGCCTACCGGCTGCGTATAG
- a CDS encoding adenylate/guanylate cyclase domain-containing protein — translation MANKENSDKYELFKDVMEHRLLQADIRQVLNQLSLEDRDFFVETLTGTFDKLNAVLEVTHQVSDILTLDILFTRLVELTTEALRADRGTIFLNDPETDELFSRVAMGELIQEIRFPNHLGIAGSVFTSGESIIIDDAYADPRFNPEVDKKTGYRTRNIVTAPIRGKDGIAVGVVQLLNKHENNFSEHDLSLLEAMAAQAASALINAQLFEQVTRARKEETQLLEVTKAISKEIHLKPLINRIMSTTSMLLDADRSTLFLNDEKTKELWSMVAQGMETKEIRFPNHLGIAGSVFTSGSTVNIPDAYADSRFNPEVDKKTGYRTNTILCMPVKNKSGKIIGVVQSLNKKGGPFTGVDEKRLNAFSAQASIAIENATLFEEVLTMKNYNESMLESMANGVVTFNEDGIAQKCNLSAERILEMREMDILAKKADELFVDDNEWIANAVHKTVTDNTTELVMDAELSTLGKAKSVNVSSKPLVNSKGVNLGVLLVLEDFSSEKRLKGTLARYMTKEVADQLMDNEAMLGGQLKEATVFFSDIRSFTTLSESLGAQETVSMLNDYFTDMVEILFERGGILDKYIGDAIMAVFGTPFATDRDADQAVLSAIEMMRSLRDFNERRFKEGHDPIDIGIGLNTAPVVVGNIGSLKRMDYTVIGDGVNLAARLEGANKMYGSHILISEFTVAALKDDYLLREADLIQVKGKTEPVAIYEVLDHAREEHHPLLREVVRTFVHALEVYRNREFKAARKLFKECLKLLPGDKMSAMYIDRCDHFLCSPPPADWDGVWVMLSK, via the coding sequence GTGGCAAATAAAGAGAACAGTGACAAATATGAACTTTTCAAGGATGTGATGGAGCATCGGCTGCTACAGGCCGATATTCGTCAGGTGTTGAATCAACTGTCCTTGGAAGATCGTGATTTTTTTGTCGAGACGCTGACAGGCACTTTCGACAAGTTGAATGCTGTTCTGGAAGTCACACATCAGGTGTCGGATATCCTGACGCTTGATATTCTGTTCACCCGCCTTGTGGAACTGACCACCGAGGCGTTACGCGCGGACAGGGGGACGATTTTTCTCAATGATCCCGAGACGGACGAATTGTTCTCGCGCGTGGCCATGGGGGAATTAATTCAGGAAATCCGGTTTCCCAACCACTTGGGAATAGCAGGTTCGGTTTTTACTTCCGGTGAGTCGATCATCATTGATGACGCCTACGCCGATCCCAGATTCAATCCGGAAGTGGACAAAAAAACCGGCTATCGCACCCGCAATATTGTCACCGCTCCCATACGGGGGAAGGATGGCATTGCCGTGGGTGTGGTCCAGTTGCTCAACAAGCATGAAAACAATTTTTCCGAACATGACCTTTCCCTGCTGGAAGCCATGGCCGCTCAGGCCGCCTCGGCACTGATCAACGCCCAATTGTTCGAGCAGGTCACCCGTGCCCGTAAGGAAGAGACGCAACTCCTTGAGGTTACCAAGGCCATCTCCAAGGAAATCCATCTCAAGCCTCTCATTAACAGGATCATGTCCACCACTTCCATGCTTCTGGATGCCGACCGCAGCACTTTGTTTTTGAACGATGAAAAAACAAAAGAATTGTGGTCCATGGTTGCTCAGGGAATGGAGACAAAGGAAATCCGTTTTCCCAACCATCTTGGCATAGCCGGATCGGTGTTTACGTCCGGAAGTACTGTCAATATTCCGGACGCGTATGCAGATTCCCGGTTTAACCCCGAGGTGGACAAGAAGACCGGATACAGGACCAATACCATTTTGTGCATGCCGGTGAAGAACAAGTCCGGCAAGATCATCGGCGTGGTCCAGTCTTTGAACAAGAAGGGCGGTCCGTTCACCGGCGTCGATGAAAAACGGCTTAATGCTTTTTCTGCTCAGGCTTCCATTGCGATCGAGAATGCAACGCTTTTTGAAGAAGTCCTGACTATGAAAAATTACAATGAGTCCATGCTTGAATCCATGGCCAACGGCGTGGTCACGTTCAACGAGGACGGGATTGCCCAAAAATGCAATTTGTCTGCGGAGCGTATTCTGGAAATGCGCGAAATGGATATTCTTGCCAAGAAGGCGGACGAGCTCTTTGTGGATGATAATGAATGGATTGCGAACGCTGTTCACAAGACGGTTACCGACAATACGACCGAGTTGGTCATGGATGCTGAACTGTCCACCCTCGGTAAGGCCAAGTCCGTGAATGTATCGAGCAAGCCTCTGGTTAATTCCAAGGGTGTGAACCTCGGCGTACTGCTCGTCCTCGAGGATTTTTCGAGCGAAAAACGACTCAAGGGTACTCTGGCCCGGTATATGACCAAGGAAGTGGCTGACCAGCTTATGGACAATGAGGCCATGCTCGGCGGGCAGCTCAAGGAGGCCACTGTCTTTTTTTCCGACATCCGCAGTTTTACCACCCTGTCCGAGTCCTTGGGGGCACAGGAAACAGTCTCCATGCTCAACGACTATTTTACCGATATGGTGGAAATCCTTTTCGAACGAGGGGGGATACTGGACAAATACATCGGCGACGCAATTATGGCCGTGTTCGGCACACCATTTGCGACGGATCGCGACGCTGATCAAGCTGTTTTGTCAGCCATTGAGATGATGCGTTCCCTGCGCGATTTTAATGAACGCCGGTTCAAGGAGGGGCACGATCCTATCGATATCGGAATAGGTCTGAATACCGCCCCGGTGGTTGTAGGCAACATCGGGTCCCTCAAGCGCATGGACTACACCGTGATCGGTGACGGGGTGAACTTGGCGGCCCGATTGGAGGGGGCTAACAAGATGTATGGTTCCCACATCCTGATCAGCGAGTTCACGGTGGCGGCTCTCAAAGACGACTATCTCCTGCGGGAAGCAGATCTTATTCAGGTCAAGGGCAAAACCGAGCCTGTGGCCATTTATGAAGTGCTTGACCATGCCAGGGAGGAGCACCACCCACTCCTCCGGGAGGTGGTCCGTACCTTTGTTCATGCTCTGGAAGTTTATCGCAACCGGGAGTTCAAAGCCGCGCGGAAGCTTTTTAAGGAATGTTTAAAGCTTTTGCCCGGTGACAAGATGAGCGCAATGTACATTGATCGATGCGACCACTTCCTCTGCTCCCCGCCACCAGCCGATTGGGACGGCGTTTGGGTCATGCTGAGCAAGTAG
- the lpxB gene encoding lipid-A-disaccharide synthase codes for MSVKNNSIWINAGEASGDMHGARLAKELMERDPGLKVMGMGGSDMENAGCDIRYPMQLISLVGLTEVLPKLPRLLKLFGQIEDILKAERPKAIILIDCPDFNFRLVKIARKLDIPVYYYITPQIWAWRQGRAKFLQKHVRKILCILPFEQQFFKDRGVDAQYVGHPLLDLMPLDELDAIAPDPNLVGILPGSRSKEISSLLPEFAMAAERLSKDFPELKFSIARAPGVKEEKLRHFWPDHIPVTINQPENRYRLMRNSNVIMAASGTATLECALIGTPTLVAYKMSALSGFLAKKIIKIKYVSLANIIPDKLILPEYLLENATADNFYKQIRQWVGFPESAEKVRSELKELREMIGEPGVAARTAETILQDLKTL; via the coding sequence ATGAGCGTTAAAAATAACAGCATCTGGATCAACGCAGGCGAAGCTTCCGGCGACATGCACGGAGCACGGCTGGCAAAAGAACTCATGGAGCGCGACCCCGGCCTGAAAGTTATGGGCATGGGCGGTTCCGATATGGAAAATGCGGGCTGCGACATCCGCTACCCCATGCAGCTCATTTCACTGGTAGGGCTGACCGAAGTCCTGCCCAAATTGCCCCGGCTGCTGAAACTTTTCGGGCAGATTGAGGATATCCTTAAAGCAGAACGTCCCAAGGCAATCATTCTCATCGACTGCCCGGACTTCAATTTCCGACTGGTCAAAATTGCCCGCAAACTGGATATTCCTGTCTACTATTACATCACCCCGCAAATCTGGGCATGGCGTCAGGGCCGCGCAAAATTCCTGCAAAAACACGTGCGTAAGATTCTGTGCATCCTGCCCTTTGAGCAACAATTCTTTAAAGATCGCGGGGTTGATGCCCAGTACGTGGGCCATCCCCTGCTGGATCTCATGCCCCTTGATGAACTGGATGCCATCGCCCCGGACCCGAATCTTGTGGGCATCCTGCCGGGCAGCCGGAGCAAGGAAATATCATCACTGCTGCCGGAATTCGCCATGGCAGCGGAAAGGCTCTCAAAAGATTTCCCGGAACTGAAATTTTCCATTGCCCGCGCGCCGGGTGTAAAAGAGGAAAAGTTGCGCCATTTCTGGCCGGATCATATCCCGGTGACCATCAATCAGCCGGAGAACAGATATCGGCTCATGCGCAATTCCAATGTGATAATGGCTGCTTCCGGTACCGCAACTCTGGAATGCGCTCTCATCGGAACCCCTACGCTGGTGGCCTACAAGATGTCCGCCCTGAGTGGCTTTCTGGCTAAAAAAATTATCAAAATTAAATATGTCAGCCTCGCCAACATCATCCCGGATAAGCTGATCCTGCCGGAATACCTGCTGGAAAATGCAACTGCGGATAACTTCTACAAACAAATCCGCCAGTGGGTGGGCTTCCCTGAATCAGCGGAAAAAGTAAGATCTGAATTAAAAGAATTGCGTGAAATGATAGGAGAACCGGGTGTGGCTGCACGGACAGCAGAAACGATTTTGCAGGATTTAAAAACCTTGTAG
- a CDS encoding A24 family peptidase → MHLISINIFQIVAAALIGAILGSFYGCAVSRYINGQTLINPRRSTCPDCGHTIRWYENIPLISYLLLRGKCSACKQKISPIYSVIELVSVAWAVLLMLTFGPSAQWLVYMFFGGLMIVASFIDLQTFILPDIITIPGSVIAIPCAAMFTPVGWEGALLGAGIGGGLFWSLRLLYRGLKGTEGLGLGDVKIMFMIGALAGPQNLPLVITVSAFTGLVAGLIMMVVDKDQEYGSMIPFGPFLALGSMLTILYADPFWNWYLI, encoded by the coding sequence ATGCATCTAATTTCCATAAATATTTTTCAGATCGTGGCAGCAGCCTTAATCGGGGCAATTCTGGGCAGCTTCTACGGCTGCGCAGTATCCCGTTACATCAACGGTCAGACATTGATCAATCCGCGCCGTTCAACCTGCCCTGATTGCGGACACACTATCCGCTGGTATGAAAATATCCCTCTAATCAGCTACCTGCTGCTGCGCGGCAAATGCTCCGCCTGCAAACAAAAAATCAGCCCCATATACTCTGTGATCGAACTGGTGTCGGTTGCATGGGCAGTACTGCTAATGCTCACATTCGGACCCTCCGCACAGTGGCTGGTATACATGTTTTTCGGCGGACTGATGATTGTGGCTTCATTCATAGATCTGCAAACCTTCATTCTGCCGGACATCATCACCATACCCGGCTCAGTGATTGCTATTCCCTGCGCAGCCATGTTCACTCCCGTAGGCTGGGAAGGCGCGCTGCTCGGAGCAGGCATCGGCGGGGGATTATTCTGGTCGTTGCGCCTGCTCTACCGGGGATTGAAAGGAACTGAAGGACTTGGACTGGGAGATGTTAAGATCATGTTCATGATCGGAGCATTGGCCGGGCCGCAGAACCTGCCGCTGGTGATCACGGTTTCAGCATTCACTGGACTTGTAGCCGGACTGATCATGATGGTGGTTGATAAAGATCAGGAATACGGCTCAATGATTCCCTTTGGACCGTTCCTTGCGCTGGGGTCCATGCTGACTATTCTTTACGCTGATCCGTTCTGGAACTGGTATCTGATATAA